The Brachypodium distachyon strain Bd21 chromosome 4, Brachypodium_distachyon_v3.0, whole genome shotgun sequence nucleotide sequence GTGCTTCGCCTCTAGAACAGGGCAACTAGGGCACTCCGTGGTCGGGGAAGAGAGAATGGGGCATGGTCATGGAAGAGGGGCGACGCTCCGATTCTGCCGATCTCGCCACGGTGCACGCAGCCAACAcaaagaaggccaaggccatgtGCAGCTGCAGCGAGCTCgcgagggctgccgccgcTTCATGCGACGCTTCTTCTGCTGTTGCTGCCTCGACGGCCCTGATTGACTTTCGCGTGCGTGAGCGACTTCAGAGACACTCGCCTCGTCgcctctctctcatctccACGGCTCGTCCACCTCATCTTCCCCAATGGACTGGCTCATCGACTCTCTCTTAGGCCGTTTAttatccatggcggcggcggcggatccaaTCTCCATGACGACGTGCGCaggggaggagcgcggcggcgacggaccGTCCATAGATCTTtgccggcggagatggcgCTCgtagaggaggagggcggctgcGGCGTGCAGAACGAGACGCGAGACttgcggcggagggaggagaagcaaCGGTCGGAGGAGACAGCGAGCGCTCGTCAGGAAGACAAGAGAGAGGTTTTTTTTACACGAAGGGAAGGGGGTTCGCATCGGGACGTACAGGAGGGGGCGCGGTGCCATACTCATGTAAATTTAATGAAGTTGACGTACGACGTCCGCGGCAATCACCagcaactccaatttaatatatagtAATAGATAATATATTTATATGATTTGCGAAAGCCGCGAGACAGAGACATTAAGTAATTTATGTACCGGCCGGAGATTGAGAACGCCATATATATGATTTGTGAATATACACACATTGCTGAAGGAAGGCGACACCACGATCGAGACCACATTAAAGAACCATACGATTGGGATCATGCGGCCACGCAAAGTTTTGACCGGGTGCTAAGGAAATGAAAGAAAGCATGGGACGAAAAGCACAGTACGAACCATTTCTATTTCTCCAACAGGAACGTTTTCAGTGTCCGTCGTCTTATTTCTGTTTTCAGTCTCGCGCCGGCACAGTACCATTCAACCTTTTTATACTACACTAGTACGTACATCGATCACCTATTATTAATTACCTAGCTAGCCTCGCCGGTGATGATGGTGCGCCTCCCGGACTTCTCGGCGGCGTGGTCTCCCTTCTGGTCGCTCTCGTCGGACTCCGCCTTGAGCTTCCggtcctccttcttctcctccgcctcgcgCTTCTTCGCCGGGTCCGTCGTCGTAGCCTTCTCCATCTGTACACACGCATGTAGATTGTAGAGCCGATCAAACATTGTAGctagtagaagaagaagaagctgagaTTCATTAATTTCTGCAGTCCATATATACCTTGGCGCCGGCAGTGGCCTTGGCCTTGTTGacgccggccttggcggagGAAGCGGCGTCCTGGACCTTGGCTTTGATGGTCGCCATCTTTGCTATCTGCCGGTCAGTCTTGATGCGTGTAACCTTGTTAACAATCGATTCAAGGCAAGATCAGGTAAGCTTATACTTACAGAGCAAAGGCAGGTATATAAAGGAAACGCCTGGAAACAGCCGGAGCAAAGCATTCGTGGCACAAGGCAGGCCGGCCAGGTGCAGGCTATCGTGGCACCTCGGCCCAGCTAAACGGACGCGTGTTGGGGCCTGGGGAGCACGTGGGTAACAACAGCTGCCGTGGAACAGGCCCATGACACGGAGCCCACTTATTCGCTGTATGTGGCCGACTTCCTCttccccattttgttgagaGATCAAGTTGATTTCATAATTCTGAATTAATTATGGAGTTAAATTATCTTTTCAAACTATAATACCGGTTAGAATATAATTTTCAATTATCTCTAATGTTTAAATTACTCTCGAACCAAGCCAGAAGATGGTTTTCATGTCTTGCGTTTCAGAACATTAGGCTACGTACATGGTACGTGGAAACGGGCTAAACACcgaaacaaatgaaaaaaaaaatcgttaTGAGTGAAACCGGACTAAACTTAAATGGTTATTACCGCAACAGAACCGTATTTGTATATAAAATCTTATTTACTGTACGGAAAACGCATTGACCGAAAATCATataaccgaaccgaaccgagCCGAAATAACCAAATGCACAACCTCGCATATATACCCATGTCATATATCTCAACCTCGTTCTCTTCACTTCCCAATTACTTGTAGGAATGAGAGGTGTCGGAAAGCTCCGAATCCATTGCAATGAATATGCAAAACCAAGAAATCCAGCACAAACCCCGGCCTCCCCACTCTTTGCAGCGTGCAACTGGATCAAATGCGAGCAGCCCTCCGGTTGGTTGCGTCATTGCCGGCGATTGTCTGGACCAAGTCCACAACATCATTCGGCCATGTCTTCCCATTCAACTCTCTGCATCATTCTGCCCAGCGAAGATGGGAGACGACTAGCACTCTGCCTGCTCAACAACAATGCATGACAATAGAAGAGTTGCGCAATATGAAGGCACAAAGCTGTAAGATGCTCTAATTATGGGGCAGATTTGGAAGGAACGAGGAAGTCGAATCAAACTCTATCCATGTGGTGTTTAGCTAGATGTCCTAATGCGTGAGCTAGAATGATTTACgggaaagaaaaatggaaatcACCGCTGGCTGGTTGTGTTTTTGTCGAGAAAACACCATCAAACCGCCTAATCAtcgagattagggttttttgagACTCCCTGTTTcaagagttgtggttttgtgagactgttagcaacaactgtggttttgtgagaccacTGCCACAAAAAGTGTGATTCTGTGAAATTTCCTCATATGTTTTTGACATTTTAATGTAAATAAATTTATTATTAATCTGCCTACGTAGATTCTTGACAGAAAAAGTAGCAGGTCCTTTCTACCAAGCATAGCCTTGGTGGTTCTATATCTTATCAATGATCAAATGCTAGGTTTCATGTTATCTGTCTCACCAACTACTTTATCTCTGATGTTATCAAGTATCCACTCCCCTATATATCTACCTTATCTAGTAAATTAACTGAAGATGACACAAACTCTTAGCCCAGTATTTACCAGCTGTATATATGccagtagctagctagtgggTAATTCGCACTCTCATGCATCTGTCCTTACCATCCAAACATATACTCGTATTATGTCTGCCTCATCATCCTTTTCTTGGCTTCTGAGTTATTCGTAGCTAGTCTTGGGAGGTGTCTGGAAGTTCTGCAACATACATTAATGTTGTGACCTTAGTTCTAATGACGCAGCTCGGTTTGATTCCAAAAAAGATGCAACATGGAAAGCCTTTGCGCGTAACAGTTAGTGGCACGAGATATTTTTTGTATACGAGTCGACACAGCCACGGATTAAGTTGGTTGGCGCATGAATTACAACTTGGCCAAGGTTTTCCATTGATGAACGGGGGACAACGCAATCAAGCTACATGCCTGAAGGAAGGCAGATGCATGCCTGCAACTGCAAGGCCTGTGATACGGGTTTTTTCAAGACAATGAAAGCTTTATTACCTCGGACTGCATAGTTCCATCAAGTCTTTCCGTGCCAACAGAACTCTTTGGATGATGGTTGTGCCtgcagaggaaaaaaaaacaaaatgattctttttctttcttcctagTAAACGAGATAGACCATATCCCATCCTTGTTCACTTAATTCCTCAATGTTTTTCCAAACGATTCAAAGGTTGGATTCTATCACCATAAGATAACAGAACAGAACACCAAAAGAGTTTTGGACTTTTGATTACAGACGTCCCAAAAGGCCCCTTAAACTTCGAGTTTCTCCTAGGATTTTGTGGCCAATATCTTCAAATTAGTCTTGCCCATCTCTTCATCTTGCGGCTGGCGACCACCCTCAAATCCTCCTCCTGTCACCTTATTTACTCCTCAATTACTCGTAGGCATGAGAGTAATCAGGAAATGCAATGACATGCAGTGGAGTACTTGTAATGTTTACTACGTCTGTTGTCCTTTTCAAAGATCCAGAGACAAATTTTGGTTATCTTTGACAACTAATCAATTAATTAGAAACAACTTAATAAGTTGATTAGATGCAAACTATACCATCAGATTCTCATTAAAAATCGAGGATCCTTGACTCCATCTCCATATATACCATACACTTCCACATTCCATGTCACTAGGTAGTTTAGAAGTTTCActttcatgcatgcatctctcTGTCCCACACGAACACCATGTCATATTTCTCATCCTCATTTGCTTCACTTATCAATTACTCATAGGCATTAGAGGCGTTGGGAAGCTAGTTAAAGATAAATTGGAATGAATATGGAATAACAGATGTGAAGGTATGCATCATAACCCCCTATGCATGCTCTACAATGTGTGCACAGCCGGAGACGTCTGTACCAAGTTGGCAGCATCTCTCGGTGGCCCCATCACCGCCTCACGCCCAATCGTCCCTGATCCATGCAGATGGAGTGGGCAGCTCTGCCAATCTAATTAACTAGTGTGGCCGCTATGAATGAATGTACATGAATGCTAGCTCGGCCCTTCTGAGACGACGCGACCTCCGTTGGATGTCGTGTTAGATGGCCTAATAGTTGATGGCGTAGTTGTCATATTGGATTTTTACAGCACCCTAGTACTTCAAAAGCATACATCGGAGTATCAAGGAGATCTAGCCGTCCACAGTGAAGGGTGGTATTGTCAATTTCCTGAAAGATATGTTAGGTAATACGTATTTTTCCAGTCACACGGATACCGATACAGCTCCCAAATCTACGGTGAGCTGCCTGCCGTAGacgcgcagccggcggcggcgcagcccTCTGTGCCATCTCCCTCCGCAGCGCAACAAAACCGCCTCAGCCTGGTTCGTCGGCTCCCGGAGGACGTGCAGACGCCGGCTTGCCCCACCACGCGAGAGGCTCATCCTCCCAGCACATCAACCATCCATGGCTCGTTCCGATCTACTCAAATCCTGGGTGCTGGTGGCCTGCTGGCCGCACGGCGAAGAATCCAACTCCGGCCGCTGGAATAGGGTTAGGtcaaataaattattttcttttaagGCAACGTATGCTGCAGCTTTACGGCTTTACCAGGTAGGCTACATGCAAAAAGACGAAAATACCCTTTGGTTCAAGGCACTCCATCAGTTTTCGAGCTACTACTCTGTGGGAGTAGAGGTGCAATACCAAGTCATACCGGCCATCGGATTAGAGAAAATAAACGGTTCATATTAATTTCGGGATACCGTAAAAGAGTTCGTCATATTAACCCAAAACCGTATAAACCGAAAGCCATATAATGAAACCAAAATGAGGCGAAATAATTGAATGCACAACCTCGCATACCCATGTCATATATCTCAACCTCGTTCTCTTCACTTCTCAATCACTCGTAGGCATGAGAGGTGTCGGAAAGTTCCAAATCCATTGCAATGAATATGGGAAACCAAGGATTCCAGCATAAACCCCGGCCTCGTCACTCTTCGCAGCGTGCAGTTGGATCAAATGCGAGCAGCTCTCTGGTTGGTTGAGTCGTTGCCAGCGATTTTGTGGACCAAGTCCACAACATCACTCGGCGATGTCTTCCCATGCAACTCTGCATCTGTCTGTCCAGCAAAGATACTAGTTTTGTGTTTTcgtagaaaataaaaatataaaaatggACTTCTATTTTCCTAGGTTAAGTCCCGAGGATCGAGCACATATAAGAATTCATTGAGTACAATTGCTCGGTCACTCGGTCTTTGGATGGTTCTATGATTAGTTGCATCTCTGTGATTGTCTGGTGTTTATGCATAGTCACAGGTGTTTATGCATAGTCACACTGCATGGTCATTTTGGATTCCCAACATATATACCAAGCCCTTTATgaaagaggaagaaaaatGCAAAGCGAAGAAAGATGTTCAGTGGCAGCAGGCCAAAATAGATCGAAACCACTACAAAGAAATAGGCCCAAGCCCATTGAGCTGCTTGGCAAGCAAATCCTTGTAACACATCCACCTGACCTTGGACTCCATATACATAATACATCatacatacttcctccgttgcCATTTTGCTAGTGTTTGCTTGATCAAGTACGTCGATCTGACCACCTAAATACCATGGCGTGTATCATCCGCATCGGCATAGGAGGTGTCCGGAAGTTTGATCCCAACCATGTACACTTTGTCTATCCTCAGAATGAGACACCGTGTATCTCATCCGTAAGCTAGTTTACGTCCACTCTCAATGCTTCTTCGTTTTTGGGCTTTCCACTAGCACGAGATCACCCAAGACCTAAACTAGAAGTTCTGAGGAAAAGCACATGTGGTGCCAACAGagttttgaacttttgattACAGACGGCTCAAAAGGCCGCTAAAATTAAACTTCGAGTTTCTCTTGGGATTTTGTAGCCAATATCTTCAAATTAGTCTTGCCCATCTTTTCATCTTTCGGCTAGCGACCGCCTCCTAATGCTCCTCCTGTCACGCCTTTAATCCTCAATTGCTCGTATGAGTGAGAGTAATCAAGAAGTTGCCGATAATGCAATGACATGCAGCGGAATATATGTTTGTAGCATCTTCTTGGCCGGCGATATCTAGTCCAAGTAGACAACATCACTCTACCACGACTCTGTTGTCCTTTTCAgtcgaattttttttatctttgaCAACTAatcaattactccctccatttcacaaaagttgacttattttgtttcgttaagacaagcctttgagCAAAAAGTAccctattaatatgtaagttattaCAAGTTTTACGATGATTGGCAATTTTAGTAACCGTCCAACTTATTTGATCCAACggtgaaaaaaaataagaagtaCTGGAAAATAGTAAAACAAAAGTACTCAAAAGTACCGAAAAATACCAAaattattgatttattttttaactaAAAGGGATTTAGTCTTGTCCAGCGGCGCTTTCCTTGTCTCCCTTCCCCACCCTCCCCCCTTGGGCTTCacgcgtgcgccgccgccatggctgctgTTTATGGCCTTGGCATCTTGAGGAGGACGAGCTGATCGGCCGCGGGACTCCTCAACCGCCGCCGCTACTCTGTCGAGCAGCTCCGCCCGGACCGCTACTCCGTCGAGCGGCTCTGCCTGGGACGCCATCGCTGCGCGCCGCTGCGCGGGCCACCCCGCTCCCCGTCGCGCGGCTCTTCGTGGGCTACTGCCACCGCTCCATCACAAGACGGTgcaccacgccgtcgccgaggaCGTTCTCCTCAACATCTCCCCTCCTCCACGTTCACTTCCAGGACAACCTCCACGTTCGCTCCCCCTTCCCTGCCGCCGTTCCACCAGCAGAaccccgccgccatcctccaATCCACAAGCGCCGACCCCGAGCCTGTCCTCCCTTCCGTCAACCTCACCAGTTCGTCACTCCACCCACGAGCAGCCAAGCTCCGCCGAGCAGGGGCTGGACGAAAGGTGGCGCCCCTGCCTCCACCAGAGCCGGTCACGATTTGATGATTCCATTTTCgaccattttttttgttcttttggtCCGTTCTACCTGGATCAATTTGGTTCAGATCTTACGCAAGTAGGATGAAGATTTGGTTCAGATCCTTATGGTTCACCGAGCAATTTTAGTTCAGATTCATATGCTTGTGATAGTATTTGTATGTTCTCTCTCTGTAGAGAGACTCTGCTGGGCTGGCTGCGAGAACAGGAGAGAGATGCTCACCAagcgcagagagagagagaacgcTCGCCAGCCCGGTTCGCCATACGCGTATGAACCATAGGGAccaacgaggaagaagactaCAGTTAATCATCTCCTTAATTAATGGCATGTATTTGCTCTTGCAATCTGGGCCTTTAGATATGCATTAAAATTCGTGCAGATTTTTTTCCCCAGAAAACATAGAAGCACTTTCCATAATTAAGAGTAACAAATCAACGGACATAATTAATTCCGACGGAGTACTGAGAAGTACTCGACAATCACCGTAAAAAAGAtcgtaagttatatgatacgaaatcatgatcattagcaagaacttttaaagacaaatccattgatataaatttcatgtatgaaataACACgtatcaatagagttttcattgcTCAAatccttgtcttaacgaaacaaaatacgctaatctttgtgaaatggaggaagtaatTAGAAACAGCTTGAGTTGGTTAGATGCAAATGATACCATCGGATTCTGATTAAAAACCTGAGGATCCTTGACTCCATATATACCAGATACTTCCTCATTCCATGCCACTCGCTAGTTTAGAAGCTTCGCTTTCAGGCATGCGTCTCTCCGTCCCACACGAACACCATCTTATATCTCATCCTTTCTTTTTGATGGAAACTACGGCGGGCATAAGCCAGCCTGCACCACTTTTAATTAAATGAAAGAATAGGGATACAACGATTACAATGACAACATTTGCCAGATAAACACAACAAAAGCCTAGGATACCGATACATGCCAATGACAAAAGAAATGCACAACAAGGAGCACCCATGATGCGGGCGAAAGGCAGTGATCAGCTGAGTCCACCCAAGACACTATGTCATCGCCGTAGCCGAAGAGCAGCACACCGCCGAGGCCGCACCACGACACCTAGTATACGAAGCCGGCATAGTCGAAGGGTCATTTGCCGCCGAGACCCACCGCGGCGCCGATGTGCCGCCGATGAAGTCGAAGGGCGACTCACAACCGAGATCATACCTCCATGGTCTTGTAGTCGGCATAGTCGAAGGGCCATTCGCCGCCGAGACCCACCGCGGCAAAAATGTGCCGCCGATGAAGTCAAAGGGAAACTCACAACCGAGACCATACCTCCACAATTTTGTGTCGTCGGCTAAGCCGAAAGGCCACACACCACCGAGAATACAACACGACACCTATGTGCCAACTGCAAAGACGAAAGGCATCACACACCGAGAACacaccaaaagaaaataaatgcaCTCTTTCGTCGGACACCCATCGAAAACATAGGCTAAATAAGAATCAAGAAGAGGAACCACCTAACTTCCAACAAACTCGAGACAGAGCGCACGCCAAAGGCCAAGCACGCAACCGGATGCCACCGATAGGTAGGGTCTCCATGGcgacgcctccaaggaggaaAATGGCGATGAAACGTCGTCATCGCCCAATCAGACATAAGCCCAATCTAAGGTTTTCACCCGGAGAACACCAAACACAAAAGAGTGGAAGTGTAGTGCTCCTCGACAACGCCTCCAAGAAGGTAAACGACGCTCATGGACGCCGTCGTCATCGGTGAAGACAGAGCCTCACAGG carries:
- the LOC100829653 gene encoding protein LE25, which translates into the protein MATIKAKVQDAASSAKAGVNKAKATAGAKMEKATTTDPAKKREAEEKKEDRKLKAESDESDQKGDHAAEKSGRRTIITGEAS